A stretch of Gemmatimonas aurantiaca T-27 DNA encodes these proteins:
- a CDS encoding YqaJ viral recombinase family protein: protein MSEPTYGTKEYVDDRRNYLGASDMPMACGRSEYGGPLDLVRLKLGLDTVEETHAMKRGHIYEPAIMAEFAVLHPDIQLQECGTMRHPKGDWLRARPDRIGITPYGKAVVEAKLVTPYLMDHYGESGSDQVPDDKLIQVQTQLMVTGLSIGFCVVNFGFETREFIVERDREMQEAIYAIGHDLWHDHVLKGVLPDPIPLVDSMQAIQRTYTLHSDHLVDADERVAEMIREFGELKSLAKETEERSDELKANLAMAIGRNYGVSLPDGERVIWPETKGRGSVDYKAIVEFMNVPDEVIQQHTSRGAPYRTMRYYPAKAPKQRKAA, encoded by the coding sequence ATGAGTGAGCCGACGTATGGCACGAAAGAGTACGTCGACGACCGCCGCAACTATCTCGGCGCGTCCGATATGCCGATGGCGTGCGGCCGCAGCGAGTACGGTGGCCCGCTCGATCTCGTGCGGCTGAAACTCGGCCTCGACACGGTCGAAGAAACCCACGCGATGAAGCGGGGGCACATCTACGAACCGGCGATCATGGCGGAGTTCGCGGTGCTGCATCCGGACATCCAGTTGCAGGAGTGCGGCACGATGCGGCACCCCAAGGGTGACTGGCTGCGAGCGCGTCCGGACCGCATCGGCATCACTCCGTATGGCAAGGCCGTCGTCGAAGCCAAGCTCGTCACGCCGTATCTGATGGACCACTATGGCGAGAGCGGCAGCGACCAGGTGCCGGACGACAAGCTCATTCAGGTGCAAACGCAGTTGATGGTGACGGGGCTGTCCATCGGCTTCTGCGTCGTCAACTTCGGCTTCGAGACGCGTGAGTTCATCGTCGAACGCGACCGCGAAATGCAGGAGGCGATCTACGCCATCGGCCACGATCTCTGGCACGATCACGTCCTGAAGGGCGTGCTGCCGGACCCGATCCCGCTGGTCGATTCGATGCAGGCGATCCAGCGCACGTACACGCTGCACTCGGATCATCTAGTGGATGCGGACGAGCGCGTTGCCGAGATGATCCGCGAGTTCGGCGAACTGAAGTCGCTGGCGAAAGAAACCGAAGAACGCTCCGACGAACTGAAAGCCAATCTGGCCATGGCCATCGGTCGCAACTACGGCGTATCCCTGCCGGACGGCGAGCGCGTGATCTGGCCGGAGACGAAGGGGCGCGGCTCCGTGGACTACAAGGCGATCGTCGAATTCATGAACGTGCCCGACG